DNA sequence from the Tissierella sp. MB52-C2 genome:
AGTATTTTTCTCCTTTATAAGTTTCTACTCCTACCTCTTTATAGCCCATACTAATAATTAAGATACAAAAAAGAAGAGCATATAAATTAACTAAAAGTATTAATACAATAGCTATTATTTGAATGACGCCATTCCAAATCTTAAGGATAGGTAATCTTTTTTCAAATATATTATTTAAATTAATTAAGATAGTAACTTCTATAACTAATATACAAAAGATAGAAATGATTATTACCAATGCCCATATCCAATCCCTAAATAATAAGCTAAAATATCTTTCAAGAAAATACCTCTCTGTAATATACATAAGAGAAACTATTAAAATTATAGCAAAAGAATTTCTTATCAATTTCATTTTACTCTTCAAAAATACATCTCCTTTTAATATAATTTGGTTTCATATTTTTACACCGAAACGACACTTAAATACTATAAATAGTATACTATCAGTAGATATATATATTATAAATTATGTTCATCTCTTCTGCAGTCAGAATTCAACTTATTGAACATTATAGGTTTATTCTCTATTTTTATCTTCTAAATACTTTTTAATTCCTTCTACATATCCTATAATCCTTGGGCTTACTGTGTATTCACCTTATACATGGCTGCCCCCATTAGAGTCAATATATTCACTTCTACATTTTTTAAACTTTTCGCTATGAATATGAAGAATAGAAAATACACTTATTGATATTAGCAATATTAGTAAAAAAATAGATACTTTATTTTTTTCATAGTTATAAATAATCTTATTGTACGTAAACCCACAAATGCTACAAAAATATATTTATTAAATTGAAATACTGCTAGTTTATCCTTGTAAGATTTATGTTTCAATAAAAACCTTATATAAGTATCTTTATTATTTATTAGCTTCAAACTTACATTACTTCTAAAAATCACTTTTCAGTATATCATTAACTAATACTGAAATCTCTTTCTTATTTCCTCTTCTTATAATTTGTTCCAATATGGATAAATCATTTGAGTCTATTTTAAAAACTCCAACAAAAGGTTGATCTATGTACAAATCACCATTTTCTTCATAAATTGATCTAAAACTCTTATTACCTGATGATTTAAACTTGTATAGGACAGTAGTAAATTTTGTTTTTCTAGGAATTTGTGAAATACTTTGTTTATTTGTCATTTTAGCATTCTTAAATATATCTAAAAAATTATTTATATCTACTTGTTGATTAATGGTAATTTTTTGGGTACCCTCTTCACCAATAACATCAATCAATATAATACTACTTAATTCTTCAGGATTAGGACTTTTTAAATATCTATTATTTCTACTTATGATTAAAATCAAGGTCATAGCAATAATACTGAATATGGTAATCTCTTTTATTAGCCTATTCATAGTATCTACTCCTATAAAAACCTATTGTTTCCTTATTTTATTTATAACTTTAAGTAATAACATAATTATAAGTGAAAGTCCACTTACTCCAATTGCAAAGTAAGACAATATGATGATTGGTACAAATAACATAAGTCCACAGTAATCCGGAAAAATATATGTATCAGTTATATAAAATAATAGTGAAATAAATAGATTTAATAATAAAACGTAGGTAGTTATTTTAAAACTTTCCTTTGAAATAATCAATGTTTTAATCACTCCTTCTATATCCTTTTAAAGTTAATCTTCCATATATTCTAATATATCACCAGGTTGACAGTCTAAGTCCTTATAATCCTCCATTGTAAATAGTGGATTTCTACTAATTAAACTAAATAACCTAAATGTATGAAACATCCCCAAATAAAAGGATATGATTGTTATATGTAGTCCATAAAGCATAAAGAAGAAAAATAAGTACTCCTACTAACCTAATGGATATTTCAAAAACTTACACTTATGTTTTTTATACTCCACATCCTGTCTTTTTTATCTAATTATAACAGATCCAATATCCTTATTCAACATATATTTATTGTAATACAATAAATATATGTTTTTATATAATAAAAATAACCCTAAGAAACAAATTTATTTCTTAGGGTTATTTTTCCTAAAATTCTGCTGATTTTACTGTTCTTGGGAATGGGATCACGTCTCTTATATTTGTCATTCCTGTTATATACATAACAGCTCTTTCAAATCCAAGACCATATCCTGCATGTTTAGTTCCACCAAATTTTCTTAATTCTAAATACCACCAGTAATCTTCTGGATCCATTCCATTTTCTATTATTTTTTGTTCTAGTAAATCAAGTCTTTCTTCCCTTTGAGATCCGCCTATGATTTCTCCAACACCTGGAACTAAAAGATCCATTGCTGCTACAGTTTTTCCATCCTCATTTAATCTCATATAGAAAGCTTTTATTTCCTTTGGATAATCTACTACAAATACTGGTTTTTTAAATACTTGTTCTGAAATATATCTTTCATGTTCAGTTTGTAAATCTATACCCCATTCCACTGGATATTGGAATTCTTCTCCTGATTTTTGAAGTAGCTCAACAGCATCAGTATATGTTATACGACCAAAGTCCGAGTTGACTATATTTTCAAGTCTTTCAATTAATCCTTTATCAACAAAGTCATTGAAGAACTCCATTTCTTCTTTAGCGTTTTCCATTACATATTTAATTATATATTTCATCATATCTTCTGCTAATTGCATATTATCGTTAATATCAGCAAAAGCAATCTCTGGTTCTATCATCCAGAATTCTGCTGCGTGTCTTGCAGTATTGGAGTTTTCTGCTCTAAATGTAGGACCAAAAGTATAAATATCTCTATAAGCATGAGCAAATGCTTCTCCCTCTAATTGCCCTGATACTGTCAGGTTAGTTTCTTTTCCAAAGAAGTCCTTAGAAAAATCAATTTTTTTGTCATCTGTTAAAGGTACATTGTTCAAATCTAAAGTTGTTAGTCTAAACATTTCTCCTGCACCTTCAGCATCTGATCCTGTAATTATTGGAGTATGAACATATACAAATCCTCTTTCCTGGAAGAATTTGTGTATTGCATAAGCAAGAATAGATCTTACTCTAAATACAGCATTAAAAGTATTTGCTCTAGGTCTTAAATGAGCTATAGTTCTCATGTATTCAAAAGTATGCCTTTTCTTTTGCAATGGATAATCTGCTGTAGAATATCCTTCTATTTCTATTTCACTTACCTTAATTTCAAAGGGCTGTTTTGCCTCTGGAGTCGGTGTTAATACACCTTTAACCATTATTGATGAACTTAATGGCAATTTTTCTATCTCTTTAAAATTAGATAATCCTTCCTCAAATACTATTTGAATATTTTTGAAAAACGTACCATCGTTTAATTCTATAAACCCAAAGGTCTTTGAACTTCTTGATGTCCTTATCCAGCCTTCAAGTACAACTTCATTATTTAAATACTTCTCCGTCTCTTTGTAAATTTCTCTAACTGTAGTTTTCATTTGCATTCTCCCTTCTATTATTATTTGATTTTTGGTGTGCTTAACCTATGTCAGCTCACAACCTTCGTTGGATTGAATTGTTTGACACGGTGACTACGCAGTTTCGAAACACCAATTTATTTACTCGCTACGCTCGTATAAATTGGGTTCTCATTGCGTTTGACCTACCATCAATTTGTTCGCTTTGCTCACAAATTGGGTTAGGTCATAAAAAAACCTTTCATCTCTTTTTGATTATAGAGACGAAAGGTAAATTTCGCGGTACCACCCTAATTGCTAATAGCCACTTTAACACACATCTTAATGTGCTTCACATATAACGGTGTGATTCCGTCTAAGTCTACTCTCTTAATGATTTCGATTAGAAACTCAAGGATGTTCTTCAATATAAGTTTCGTGCCTATGTCTCACTATTATAGGCTCCCTTTGACTACCTCTTATATCTACTCTTCCTATCAAGGTTTTTTCCTTACTTTTATATAATTATAGTTATTTTACTTGAAGATGTCAATCAATTTAGCTAATCTTTCTTTTATTTCTTTATTATATCCATTTTACTAAGTTTATACCATCAAAGAATTCTCTATAAAGCTGTATTTTTGAAAAATACTATTTATCTTAACTTTTGGTCTTCATCTATATAATCCAACTCTTCTTTAAATATTTCTCTTGCATTTTCTATTTTTATAGGGTCTTGAGTTTTAAGTGCAGATTCAAATTTTGTAATTATATAATCTAGCTGCTTTCTAGCATCTCCTACAGTTTCTTCATACATTCGTTCACTTCTGAATAAAAGAAGTTTATTTTTTTCCTGCTCTCTAGGAGGAATTTTCAAATAACTTATTTCTTCCATTCGTTTCTCTATCATTTCATCAGTCATATCATTATTTTTATTTTTAATAATTTGTTTGACTTTATCTCCTGTAGAATTTACTTTAACTTCTACTTCTAGTATAGAATTAATGTCATAGGTATATGTTACATCTATACTTTCTTCACCTGCCAAAGCTGATGGTACTTCCACAAATAGCTCTCCCAAAGATATATTATTCTTTGCGAATCTACTCTCTCCTTGAAGTATATTTATTCTTATTTTACTTTGATTATCATATACTGTATATAAGGTTTGAGTTCTACTTGCAGGAATTACAGTATTTCTATCTATTATTGGACAAAAATAACCTGCTTCTATTCTATTATTTTCCCTTTCCATAACAACTTCTGTTCCTAAAGTATATGGACAAACATCTGTTAAAATTACTTCTTTTATATATTGGTTTCTTTCTTTCAAAGCAGCTTGGATTGCTGCACCTAGAGATACTGCCTCATCAGGGTCAATTGATGTATTTGGAAACCTTCCAAAAAGCTTATTTACAAATTTTCTTATAATAGGAAGCTTCGTGGAACCTCCTACAAGGATTACATCATCTATTTGAGATAATCTCAGATTTGTATCACTTAAACTTCTTTTTATGGGGTTTCTGATTTTTTCTAAAAGAGGCTCACAGGCATCTTCGTAATCATCAATATTTATTTGAAATTCAATTCGTTCATCATTTATAATACAGTTCATAGAAGATACTTTACTATCTGAAAATCCCCTTTTGCATTTCTCTGCTTGGTCCAATATATGTGATAAAGTTTTTGAATCTAGTGATTCTATATCTAATTTATTTTTTTTAATAAATAGCTCAACTAGAATTTGAGTAAAATCTTCTCCGCCTAGATAATTGTCACCAGCAACTGCTCTGACTTCAAGTATATTATTAAAAAGCTCTAAAATAGAAACATCAAATGTACCTCCGCCTAAATCAAATACTAAAATTTTGGCATCAGCTTTTTTTTGATACAATCCATAAGCTATAGCTGCGGCTGTAGGCTCACTTATAATACGCTCTACTCTAAATCCAGCCATTTCTCCTGCTTTTTTAGTTGCTTTTCTCTGTTCATCGTTGAAGTATGCAGGAACGCTTATTACTGCTTCTTCTATTTTTTCACCAAGAAAATGTTCTGCATCTTCTTTTAAATATTTCAATATAAATGATGATAACTCTTCAGCATTAAATTCATTTTTCCCTAGTTTAAAAACTTTCTGACT
Encoded proteins:
- a CDS encoding DUF5301 domain-containing protein — its product is MNRLIKEITIFSIIAMTLILIISRNNRYLKSPNPEELSSIILIDVIGEEGTQKITINQQVDINNFLDIFKNAKMTNKQSISQIPRKTKFTTVLYKFKSSGNKSFRSIYEENGDLYIDQPFVGVFKIDSNDLSILEQIIRRGNKKEISVLVNDILKSDF
- a CDS encoding Rpn family recombination-promoting nuclease/putative transposase, encoding MIFRSNVSLKLINNKDTYIRFLLKHKSYKDKLAVFQFNKYIFVAFVGLRTIRLFITMKKIKYLFFY
- a CDS encoding molecular chaperone HscC; translated protein: MIIGIDLGTTNSSVSYFTEDGAKIIPNRLGKNITPSVVSIDENSNIYVGETALERSAIYYDSTAQVFKRDMGSQKVFKLGKNEFNAEELSSFILKYLKEDAEHFLGEKIEEAVISVPAYFNDEQRKATKKAGEMAGFRVERIISEPTAAAIAYGLYQKKADAKILVFDLGGGTFDVSILELFNNILEVRAVAGDNYLGGEDFTQILVELFIKKNKLDIESLDSKTLSHILDQAEKCKRGFSDSKVSSMNCIINDERIEFQINIDDYEDACEPLLEKIRNPIKRSLSDTNLRLSQIDDVILVGGSTKLPIIRKFVNKLFGRFPNTSIDPDEAVSLGAAIQAALKERNQYIKEVILTDVCPYTLGTEVVMERENNRIEAGYFCPIIDRNTVIPASRTQTLYTVYDNQSKIRINILQGESRFAKNNISLGELFVEVPSALAGEESIDVTYTYDINSILEVEVKVNSTGDKVKQIIKNKNNDMTDEMIEKRMEEISYLKIPPREQEKNKLLLFRSERMYEETVGDARKQLDYIITKFESALKTQDPIKIENAREIFKEELDYIDEDQKLR
- the asnS gene encoding asparagine--tRNA ligase; its protein translation is MKTTVREIYKETEKYLNNEVVLEGWIRTSRSSKTFGFIELNDGTFFKNIQIVFEEGLSNFKEIEKLPLSSSIMVKGVLTPTPEAKQPFEIKVSEIEIEGYSTADYPLQKKRHTFEYMRTIAHLRPRANTFNAVFRVRSILAYAIHKFFQERGFVYVHTPIITGSDAEGAGEMFRLTTLDLNNVPLTDDKKIDFSKDFFGKETNLTVSGQLEGEAFAHAYRDIYTFGPTFRAENSNTARHAAEFWMIEPEIAFADINDNMQLAEDMMKYIIKYVMENAKEEMEFFNDFVDKGLIERLENIVNSDFGRITYTDAVELLQKSGEEFQYPVEWGIDLQTEHERYISEQVFKKPVFVVDYPKEIKAFYMRLNEDGKTVAAMDLLVPGVGEIIGGSQREERLDLLEQKIIENGMDPEDYWWYLELRKFGGTKHAGYGLGFERAVMYITGMTNIRDVIPFPRTVKSAEF